DNA sequence from the Bradyrhizobium sp. CIAT3101 genome:
GGCAGGGCGATGCCGAGAAACGCCAGCGAGGTCATCAACAGCGCCTTGGCCCCGGTCAGCCGGCCCTGCGTCGCCGTGATGATCTGCACATTGCCGGCGTCGGTCTCGACGCGCTTCAGCCGCGCCGCCGGCTTGCGTGGATCGTCCTCGAACATCTGCCAGCCGAGCCGCGCCTGGCTGATCTGGTCGAGGCCGCCGCCGATCGCCGCGAATTCCGGCGGCACGGCGCCTTCGGTCAGGGAATGTCCTTGCCGGTCGCGGACCAGAAACCAGAGGTCCGACGTTTCAGCACGCAGCTGCTTCAAATCGGGCGTCGACCGCAGGATCAGGTCGCCGTCCGCATTATGCGCGAGCGCGCGCTGCACGACATCGATGACGCGATCCTCGTCGCGCTCGGCGAGCACGAAGCCCGAGGCGCAGAGCGCACCGACGACGACGGTAACCAGCGCCAGCAACAGTGCGGCCTGGAGCGCAAGCAGGCGCCAGCTCAATCGCGAGCGCAGGCAATAGGGATCGTCGTGCCTGCTCATGGCAACTTCTTCAGGAGATAGCCGACGCCGCGAATGCCGTGGATCTCCACGCCGGCATCGGCATCGCTGAGCTTGCGCCGCAACCGCGAGATATGCGTGTCCAGCGCATTCGATTGGATCTCGTCGTCAAAATTGTAGACGGCCTCTTCGAGCGCCGAGCGCAGCACCGTGCGGCCCATTCGGCGGATCAGGGCTTCGAGCACCAGCAGCTCGCGACGTGGCAGCTCGAACGGCTGGCCGTCGATGCTGGCCTCGCGGTGGCCGACATCGAAGGCGATGCGGCCGGCACGGATCACGTCGGGAGACAGACCCGCGGGCCGCCGCAGCACGGCACGAAGCCGCGCCAGCAATTCCTCGACGGCGAACGGCTTGGCGAGATAGTCGTCGGCGCCGCTGTCGAGCCCGGCGATGCGGTCGGCAAGCTCGCCGCGTGCGGTCAAGACGATGATCGGCACGCCGTCGGCGCGTGCCCGCAGCTTCGGGATCAGGGCGAGGCCGTCGCCGTCGGGCAACTGGCGGTCAAGCAGGACGGCGGCATGGACGTCGGCGGAAATCGCTTCCTCGGCGTCCGCAAGCGTGGGGGCGTGATCCACCACCATGTCGTAGCGCCGCAGCGCCGACGAAAGCGCTGTGGCCATCTCCGCCTCATCCTCGACGAGCAAAATCCGCATGATCCGGCACCTCAACCGCATTGAGCCCTTCTAGCGGCCCGATCATTACGGCAGCATTGCGGGAAATGATCCAGCCATGCGCGAAACGCCGCGGGGGGCGGCTGGGCAGGGCCCAAGACAGCCTCAGGGCCGGCCGCTATAACCGCCGCACCTGTTCAGGGAGCAAAACAACAATGATCTACGAGATGCGCGTCTATCACTGCCTGCCCGGCCGCCTGCCGGCGCTGCTGAAGCGGTTTGAGACGGTGACGCTGAAGCTGTGGGAAAAGCACGGTATCAAGCAGGCCGGCTTCTTTACGACGCTGATCGGTGCATCCAACCAGCAGCTGACCTATTTCCTGGCCTGGGAGTCGCTTGCCGACCGTGAGGCGAAGTGGGGCAAGTTCATGACGGACCCCGACTGGATGAAAGCCCGCGCCGAGAGCGAAGCGGACGGCCAGATCATCGACAATATCGTCAGCCAGCTGCTGACGCCGACCGCCTTCTCGTCGGTGAAATAGCGCCCGTCCGGCATGGGTTGCGACGGGGACTTCCCGCGCAACCCTGATATTCTGATAGCCCGGGCCGAATGGGGTTGATCGGCCCCTCATCACCGCTATGGTCGCGGCGAAACGAGGGAATTGGCCTTGAACTCTTCATCATCCGCGGCTCCGGTCGTCAGCGTCGGCACGGTCAAATTCGGCAACGATCTGCCAATCTCGATCATTGCCGGGCCGTGTCAGCTCGAAAGCCGTCAGCACGCGCTCGAGGTCGCCTCCGCGCTGAAGGAGATCGCCGCGCGGCTGAAGATCGGCCTCGTCTACAAGACCTCCTTCGACAAGGCCAACCGCACCAGCGCCTCGGCGCAGCGCGGCCTCGGCCTGGTGCAGTCGCTCCCGATCTTCGCCGAGATCCGGTCCTCGCTCGGCCTGCCGGTGCTGACCGATGTGCACGATGCCGCGCAATGCGCCGACGTCGCACAGGCCGTCGACATCCTGCAGATCCCGGCCTTCCTGTGCCGGCAGACCGATCTGCTGCTGGCCGCGGCCGCAACCGGCAAGGTCGTCAACGTCAAGAAGGGGCAATTCCTCGCCCCCTGGGACATGACGAATGTCGTCGCCAAGATCACCAGCGCCAACAATCCCAACGTGCTCGTCACCGAGCGCGGCGCCTCCTTCGGCTACAACACGCTGGTCTCCGACATGCGCGCGCTGCCGATCATGGCCCGCACGACCGGTGCGCCGGTGATCTTCGACGCGACCCATTCGGTGCAGCAGCCGGGCGGGAAGGGCGCCTCCTCCGGCGGCGAACGCGAATTCGTACCGGTGCTGGCGCGCGCGGCCGTCGCCGTCGGCGTCGCCGGCGTCTTCATCGAGACTCACCCCGATCCCGATCGCGCGCCTTCCGACGGTCCGAACATGGTGCCGCTGCGCGAGTTCGAAGGGCTCATCGCTAAGCTGATGGCGTTCGATGCGGTGAGCAAGGGCCAAGCGCACTGATGCACGAGCCCGTGGCCAGGCCGTCGTCCGACCAGAAGTTTCCACCCGCGATCAACATCATCGCGCTTGCGAGCTTCTCGGCGGCGTTGTCCACGCGCGCGCTCGATCCGGTGCTGCCGCATGTCGCGGAGGAATTTTCGATCAGCATCACGACCGCGGCGAGCATCGCGGCCGGCTATGCCCTGATCTACGCGCTGATCCAGCCGCTCGTCGGCGCTGCGGCCGATTTGTTCGGCAAGGCGCGGCTGATGACGTTGTGCCTGGCGCTGCTCGGTGTCGCCTGCATTCTGGGCGCGCTCTCGACATCCTTCTCGGGCCTGTTCGCGAGCCGCATGCTCGCCGGCATTGCCTCGGGCGGCGTGTTTCCGGTTGCGCTCGGCCTCACCGCGGACCTCGTCGCGCCGGCGAAGCGACAGGTGGCGATCGGGCGCACGCTGGCGGGTTCGATGACCGGCAATCTGCTCGGCGCGACCGCCTCGGGCATCATCGGCGATCTCGTCGGCTGGCGCGGCGTGCTCGTGATCATCGGCGCGCTCGGGCTGATCGCCGCCGTCGCGGTCGCGGCGGGCTTTCGTGGCGCCGCCCTGACGGCGCCGCCGAAGAGCGATCTGAAGACCTTGCGGCAGGGTTATCGCACCATCCTCGCCAATCCCAACGCGCGCTATTGCTATTCGGCCGTGTTCGTCGAGGGCTGCTGCGTGTTCGGCCTGTTTCCCTTCATCGCCGCCTTGCTATTCGATCTCGGCGAGACCTCGCTGTCGATCGCGGGCATCGTGATCGCGGGTTTCGCGGTCGGCGGTCTCTTCTACACGTTCACGGTCTCGCGCTTCCTGCCGCGGCTGGGCGTCAAGGGCATGATGATCGCAGGCGCGAGCCTCGTCGCGCTCCAGCTCGCAGCACTCGCCCTTGGGCCCGGCTGGAAAGTCCAGTTCGCCATCATGCTGCTGATGGGCTGGGGCTTCTACATGATCCACGGTTGCCTGCAGGTGTTCGCCAGCGAACTGTCGGTCGAGGCGCGGGCGACGGCGATGTCGCTGCACTCGTTCTTTTTCTTCATGGGCCAGACGGTCGGCCCGCTCGCCTACGGGTTCGGGCTTGCCCACACGGGCAAGGCACCGACCCTGGTCGCCAGTGCCGTGCTGATGGTGCTGCTGGGCCTAGCCTGCGCTGCGCTGCTCAAGCCGCGGGCACCGTCCGATGCGCGCGCCTGAGGGCCGCATTTCGCTGCCGATCCCCGTATTTTCCCGTGGGACGGCGGTAGCCAAACCCCTTCAATCTTAAATCAAATCTCATGCTTCGCTCCGTAGAGTGCCGTCCGAACCGCTAGCCGGCGGCAACATCTGTGGATCAGTCGATGCAAAAACAGCGTTCGGTCGCCCGCATTCTCGGAGCGGTGGTTGGGTCTCTCGGTCTCATCCTCGTCGTCATCTGCGCCTACGCCCTGAAGCTGGCGGTGACGCGCTATTCGGACAGCAACCGCATCGTCTCGCTCACGATTGCGAGCCGCGACCTGACCAACACGCTGGTGATCTTTCGCCTGGAGCGCGGTGACACGCTGAGCTATCTGGCCTCGGCCTCGCCCGCGCCCGACAGCGTCATGAGCAGCCTCTCCGAGCAGCGCGCCACCGTGCAGAAGAATTATGCGCAGGCCCTGCAGAGCCTCGCCGCGGTCGATGCGCCCGGCCTCAGCGAGAAGCTCGACAAGCTCCGCGGGATCTGGGCGCAGCTCGAGGAGCTGCGGCCGCGCGCGATCACTGCGCTGAAGCAGGAGAAGGGGGCGCGTGAAGCCAGCCTGCAGCCGAGCTGGGCCAAGATCAGCGACGGCTTCATGGATGCGATCGGCGACGTCACCGCCCATGTCGACAATGCGATGACGCTGATCGACCCCGTGGTCGATCGCCTCCTGATCGCCAAGCAGGCCTCCTGGCAGGCCCGCGCCAATGCCGGCCAGACCATTCTCGTCCAGTTCTCCTCGATCCTGGCCAACAAGACCTGGACCGCGGCGGACGGCGTTACCTTCGCCGATCTGCGCGGTCGCATCCAGCAGTCCTGGCTGGTGGTGCGCGACCTCAGCCCGAACGTGGCCTCGCCCGAGCTGTTGCAGGCGATCCGCACCGCCGAGCCGGAAATCTCCGGCGCGCTCAGCGACGAGCGCAATGCGATTGCGACCAAGCTGCTCGCCGGTGAGCCTGCCGGCGTTGCCGGCATCGACTACCGTGACCGTCAGCTTGTCGGCGCCAACAACGTCGTCATCGTCACGCAGACCGCGCTGGCCAACATGATCTCGCGGGCCGAGGAGGGCGCCTCGCGCGCCCGTTTCACCCTGATCCTGTTCGGTCTCCTGATGCCGGCCTCGCTGGCGCTGATGATCGGTGGCCTGATGCTGATGCGCAACCGCGTGACCCGGCCGTTGACCGCGATCACCGGCGTGATGACGCGCTTTGCCGATCGTGATTTCGCGAGCGACGTCCCGGGTCTCGACCGCAACGATGAGATCGGCCGCATCGCGTCGGCCTTACAGGTGTTCAAGGAGGCCATGATCAACGCCGAGCGCCTCTCGGGCGATCAGGCGGCTGAGCGCGCCGACAAGGAGAAGCGTGCGAGCGAACTCACGGGGCTGGTGCGGCAGTTTGAAAGCCGGATCGGCCAGATGGTGCAGACGTTGTCGAGCGCCTCGGGCGAGCTGGAGACGACGGCGCGCTCGATGTCGGGCACCGCGGCGGAAGCCCAGGCTCAGGCCGGCTCGGCCTCGACGCTGGCCGACCAGGTCGGCGGCGGCGTGCAGACGGTTGCGGCGGCGGCCGAGGAGCTCAATGCCTCGATCCGCGAGATCAACCGCCAGGTCGAGCAGGCGAGCCGCGCCACCGAGCATGCGGTCGTCACCGTCAGGGAGACCGACAGCACCATGCGCGCGCTCGCCGACGGCGCCGACCGCATTGGCGAGGTCATCGGCCTCATCACCTCGATCGCGGGCCAGACCAATCTGCTGGCCTTGAACGCGACGATCGAAGCCGCCCGTGCGGGCGAATCCGGACGCGGTTTTGCGGTCGTGGCGAGCGAGGTGAAGAACCTGGCGTCGCAGACGGCGAAAGCGACCGAGGAGATCAGCGCCCAGATCACGGAGATCCAGGGCGCGACGCAGAAGGCGGTCTCCGCCATCGACGGCATCGTCAAGACCATCGAGGAAGTCTCGACAATCAATCGCACCATTGCGGCGGCGATCGAGGAGCAGAACAAGGCGACCGCCGAGATCGCCAACACCGTGCAGCACACGGCCGAAGCCACCTCGACGGTGACGCGCAACATCGCAACCGTCTCGTCGGCCGCGAACGAGACCGGCCGCGCGGCCTCCGGCGTGCTGAAGGCGGCCGCCGACCTGTCGAGCCAGTCGTCATCGCTGACGGGCGAGGTCGACAGCTTCATCACCAGGGTGCGTGAGGTGGCCTAAGGCGCTGATCGGAACAGCAGCTGGACACTGAGCCTGCTGCAAACGTGGTCGCAGAACGCGCGAAATGAGCGCGTCGCTGCGCCATGAGGGATATCGAGATTAAGATAAAAGCGAATAGACCGGGGCCGAGGATCGGATCATATTCGCAGGCATCACTTGCGAGGGGCAGGCGGGGGCAGGCAGCAGGGAGCCACCGAATGTACGCCAATATTCTCTTGAGCACCGATGGTTCGGATGTCGCAAGAAAAGGTGTCGAGCATGGAATTGCTCTGGCAAAGGCCTTGAAGGCCAAAGCGACAATCGTCACCGTGACTGAACCGCTGCCGATCGATTTTGGCGGCGGACACGATTCGGGATGGGTTCCGTCGCAGCGAGAGGTTGATAGTTTTGATGCGGCCTGCAGGGAGCGGGCAGGCAAAGTGCTCGATGAAGCGCGAGCCATGGCCGAGCGGAGCGGGCTGTCGGTCGAACTCGTCCACGTCCCCAATGCGCACCCGGCCACTGCGATCGTCGAGACGGCAAAGTCTGGAGGCTGCGACTTGATCGTCATGGCCTCTCATGGGCGGCGCGGCCTCAGAAAGCTGTTTCTGGGAAGCCAGACGTCCGAAGTTCTCGTCAACGGAAGCGTACCGGTCCTGGTCGTGCCGTAGTCGCCGCCAGGCCTGACGGCCGCGACGCGCTATTTTGCGCCGTCCGCCGAGATCGGCTCCATGCCGCTCGCGATGATCGCCTCGTGCGCCGCGGGTGAGGAAAGGAACTTGATCAAGGCGCGGCCAGCCTCTTGTTCCTTGGAGACGGTTGCAATCCCGGCCGAGAAGATCGTGATCTGCTGAATTTCCTTGGGCAGGGGGCCGACGATGTCGATGCCCTTCACGGGCTTCAATTCGCTGATCTGCTGGAAGCCAAGCTCGGCTTCGCCGCGCGCGACGATCTCGCCGACCGGCGTTGCCGGAATCTTTCGCGCCTTGTCCTTCATGGCTTCAGCGATGCCGAGCTTGTTGAACATCTCGGTCGAAACGTAGACGCCGCTGGCGCTGTCGGAATAGGCGATCGTCTTCGCCTCCAGCAACGCGCGCTTGACCGCGTCGACCGAGCTGATGTCCGGCTTAGCCGCGCCCGATTTCACGGCGACCCCGATTGGCGACCGCGTCAGGTCGACCTGGCTGCCGGCCACGACCTTGCCCTTGCCGACGAGATCAGTGAGCGCGTAGCCCACCATGATCAGCACGTCTGCCGGCTCGCCGCGTTCGAGCCGGACCGGGATCGCGTTGGCGGTGGTGCCCATCGACGGCCCGTAGGCGGTCAGCACCTTGTTGCCGGTGGCTTTCTCGAACTCCGGCACCAGCGCCTGATAGGCCGCCGTCAGTCCGCCCGAAATCATCACGCGGACCTCGGCAGCCTCCGACGCGCTGGTCAAGCAGAGGACGCCGAGAAGGCCCAGGGCAAACTTCAGGGCGAGGCCACGGAATTTCGCAGACATCGATGTCATCGTCATTGGTCTCCAACTAACCCCGGCCGCGATAGGGCGCGACGCCTTGCTCGGGCACCCACAGGCCCTTCGGTACGCGGCCGGTCTGCCAGAACACGTCGATCGGGATGCCGCCGCGCGGGTACCAGTAGCCGCCGATGCGCAGCCATTTCGGTTTGATCTCGGAAGCGATGCGCTTGCCGATCATCACGGTGCAGTCCTCGTGGAAGGCGCCGTGGTTGCGGAAGCTCGCGATGTAGAGTTTGAGCGATTTCGACTCCAGCAGCCATTGGCCGGGCGCGTAGTCGATCATCAGATGGGCGAAATCGGGCTGGCCGGTCACCGGGCAGAGCGAGGTGAATTCCGGCACGGTGAAACGGACCAGATAATCGGTGCCGGCTTGCGGATTGGGCACGCGGTCGAGCTTGGCCTTCTCGGGCGCGTCGGGCCATTCCACGGCACGGCCGAGTTGCAAGCTGGGTGAGTTGTTCGATTTGCTGGGTTTTTTCGACATGAGGCCGCCTCCGGTGCGGCCCTCTTAGCCAATCATCGCCCGGCCGTCACCCGGCCTTTTCCGCTTCGATGCATTGCGGTAGAAGCAGCCGCGAACTGCCCCCTTTGTTCCCCGAAAAGAGGCTCCTCATGACCGCCATCATCGACATCATCGGCCGCGAAATTCTCGATAGCCGTGGCAATCCCACCGTCGAGGTCGACGTCGTGCTGGAAGATGGCGCGCTCGGCCGCGCCGCCGTGCCGTCGGGCGCCTCCACCGGCGCCCATGAGGCGGTCGAGCTGCGCGACGGCGACAAGGCCCGCTATCTCGGCAAAGGCGTTACCAAGGCGGTCGGCGCCGTCAATGGCGAGATCTTCGAGGCCCTGAGCGGCCTCGATGTCGAGCAGCAGGCCCAGATCGACCAGATCATGATCGATCTCGACGGCACCCCCAACAAGAGCCGGCTCGGCGCCAACGCCATCCTCGGCGTCTCGCTCGCCTGCGCCAAGGCGGCCGCGAACTCGCTCGACATGCCGCTCTATCGTTACGTCGGCGGCACCTCGGCGCGGCTCCTGCCGGTGCCGATGATGAACATCATCAATGGCGGCGTACATGCCGACAACCCGATCGACTTCCAGGAGTTCATGATCCTCCCGGTCGGCGCGTCCTCCTTCGCCGAGGGCCTGCGCTACGGCGCGGAAGTGTTCCACACGCTGAAGTCGGAGCTGAAGAAGGCCGGCCACAACACCAATGTCGGCGACGAAGGCGGCTTCGCCCCGAACCTGCCGTCGGCGGACGCCGCGCTGGAGTTCGTCATGAACGCGATCGGCAAGGCCGGCTACAAGGCGGGCGCCGACATCGTGATCGGGCTCGACTGCGCCTCGACCGAGTTCTTCAAGGATGGCAAGTATGTCTATGAAGGCGAAGGCAAGACCCGTTCGGTCTCCGAGCAGGCCAAGTACCTTGCCGACCTCGTCGGCCGCTATCCGATCGTCACGATCGAGGACGGCATGTCGGAGGACGACATGGACGGCTGGAAGGAGCTGACCGACCTCGTCGGCAAGAAGTGCCAGCTCGTCGGCGACGATCTCTTCGTCACCAACGTCAAGCGTCTCGCCGAAGGCATCAAGGCCGGCCGTGCCAACTCGATCCTGATCAAGGTCAACCAGATCGGCACCCTGACCGAGACGCTCGCCGCCGTCGAGATGGCGCACAAGGCCGGCTACACCTCGGTGATGTCGCACCGCTCGGGCGAGACCGAGGATTCGACCATCGCCGACCTCGCGGTCGCCACCAATTGCGGTCAGATCAAGACCGGCTCCCTTGCACGTTCGGATCGCACCGCCAAATACAACCAGCTCCTCCGCATCGAGCAGCAGCTCGGCAAGCAGGCGCTCTACGGCGGCAAGGCGGCACTGAAGGCGCTGGCATAAGCCAGCGTCTCAACAAGGACAGGGGAGGATCGACATGAGCGACGGCAAGACCGGACTGCAACTGCGTTCGCTGATCAAGACAAGCGGAGAGCTCGAGATCCTGCTTCTGGACGTGCCGACCCCGAGCCCGCGGACGACGAGGTCGTCGTCCGCATCGAGGCGGCGCCGATCAACCCGTCCGACCTCGGCCTGCTCGTCGGCGCGGCCGACATGAGCACGGCCAGGGCGTCCGGTACGAAAGAGGCGCCCGTCATCACCGCGAAGGTGCCTGACGGTGCGATGCGCGCAATGGGCGCGCGGCTCGACCAGTCTTTGCCGGTCGGCAATGAAGGCGCCGGCGTCGTCATCAAGACCGGCTCGTCCGATGCCGCGAAGGCGCTGATGGGCAAGACGGTCGCGATGATCGGCGGCGCCATGTACGCGCAGTACCGGACCCTGAAGGCGAGGGACTGCCAGCCGCTGCCCGAGGGCACGACGGCGGCCGAGGGGGCGTCCTGGTTCGTCAATCCGCTCACCGCGCTCGGCATGACCGAGACGATGCGGCGCGAAGGCCACAAGGCGCTGGTGCACACCGCGGCCGCCTCCAATCTCGGCCAGATGCTGAACAAGATCTGCATCAAGGATGGCATCGCGCTCGTGAACATCGTGCGCAACCAGGAGCAGGCGGACATCCTGAAGAAGATCGGCGCCAAGCATGTCGTCGATTCCAGCAAGCCGAGCTTCCTCGACGATCTCACCAATGCGCTGGTCGAGACCGGCGCCACGATCGCCTTCGATGCCATCGGCGGCGGCAAGCTCGCCGGCGACATCCTCAACTGCATGGAAATCGCGATCAACAAGACCGCGAAGGAATACAGCCGTTACGGCTCCAGCGTGCACAAGCAGGTCTACGTTTATGGCGCGCTCGATATCCGTCCGATCGAATTGCCGCGTGGCTTCGGCATGGCCTGGGGCGTTGGCGGCTGGCTCCTGACCCCGTTCCTGCAGAAGATCGGACCAGCCGATATCGGCCGTCTGCGTCAGCGCGTGGTGAGTGAATTGAAGACCACCTTTGCCAGCCACTACACCAAGGTGGTGTCGCTGCAGGAGGCGCTCGATCCCGCCAACATCGCGGTGTACGGCAAACGCGCCACCGGCGAAAAATTCCTCATCAACCCAAATAAATCTTCGTGATCTGCGGCGGCAGCTCAACCAAAAGAGGTCTTGCCTTCTGAGCGAAGCGGGAGATTATTCCGCCGCGTTGAAAGCGGAAAAACCGCAACGCGCTCAGAAGGGGACATCTCCATGACCGATCTCAATCGCCGCCATTTGTTCGCAGGCGCCGCTGCAGTCGGCGCGGCCGCCATCACCGGACTGCGACCAATCGCAACCAATGCCGCGGTGCCGCAAGCCGGCGCGCAGGCGCCGGGCTTCTACCGCTACAAGGTCGGCAGCTTCGAGTGCACCTCGATCAATGACGGTGCGCGCAGCTTTCCAATGCCGGACAAGTTCGTCGTCAACATTCCGAAGGAGGAGGCGCTCGCCGCTGCCGACGCCGCCTACATGCCGAAGGGCATGGTCACCGTCCCGTTCAATCCGCAGCTGATCAACACCGGCTCCAAGCTCGTGCTGATCGATACCGGCAACGGCGTCGCCAATCTCGAGCCCAGCAAGGGCGCCGTCGGCCGCACCCTGCAAAACCTGCAGGCCGCCGGCGTCGACCCGAAGAGCATCGACGTCGTGCTGCTGTCGCATCTGCATCCGGATCACACCAACGGCATCCGTTTGGCCGACGGCTCGTTGGCCTTCCCGAATGCCGAGATCATGGTGCCGGTGAAAGATTGGGAGTTCTGGGCCAGCGAGGAGAACGCAGGCAAGGCCTCCAGCGACATGATGAAGAACTACTTCGCCAACGTGAAGAAGACCTTCGCCGGCATCGAGTCCAAGGTGACGAAGTACGACTGGGGCAAGGAGGTCGTGTCCGGGATCACTTCGATCGCGACGCCCGGCCACACGCCCGGTCACACCTCGTTCGCAGTCGCCTCGGGCGACAAGAAGGTGCTGATCCAGTCCGACGTCACCAACATTCCCGAGCTGTTCCTGCGCAATCCGGACTGGCACGTCGCCTTCGACACCGACGGCGCGCTGGCGCAGCAGACCCGTCACAAGTTCTACGACATGGCGGCCGCCGAGAAGGCGACCGTGATCGGCTTCCACTTCACCTTCCCCTCGGTCGGCCATGTCGAGAAGGACGGCGCCAAATATCGCCTGATCCCGTCGGCGTGGAATCCGACGATCTGAGCCGGTTTTCAGATTTGCACGAAACATCGGGCCGCCGCTTGGCGGCCCGATTGTTTTGGGTGACCATCTGCTTTCGCGAAACTCAGCGTTTCCAAAACGGACCGGTTCATGCACTTGCATCCATTGGCCCGGATCGCTTAAGTGCCGCCCGGCACTTCCCCCTCGGGGCTTCAAGGACAAACCAAGGATAATCTGATGGCCTACAACATCGTCGTGATCGCCGGCAGCCTGCGCAAGGACAGCTTCTCGCTCAAGATCGCCAAGGCGCTCACCAAGCTCGCGCCGGCGTCTCTCAAGCTCGAGGTCGTGACGCTCGAGGGCATCTCTTTCTTCAACCAGGACCTCGAGGGTGCACCGCCCGCCGACTGGCTGGCCTTCCGCGAAAAGCTGCAGAAGTCCGACGGCGTCATCTTCGTGACCCCGGAATACAACCGCGCCATCCCGGGCGTCCTGAAGAATGCCATCGACGTCGCCTCGCGCCCCTACGGCAAGAGCTCGTTCAACGGCAAGCCGGTCGGCATCATCTCGAACTCGCCGGGCCCGCTCGGTGGCGTCAGCGCCGCCAAGACGCTGCAGAACATCCTGCCGGGCATTGCCGGCCCGATCCTGCAGCAGCCCGAGACCTATTTGAACGCGGTCGGCGACGCCTTTGATGCCGAAGGCAATCTGGCGAAGGACTCGCTGAAGGGCGTGCTCCAGGCTTACGTCGACGCTTTCGCGGCGCACGTGGCCAAGCATCACGGCTGATCTAACCACCCGCGGCCACGCATTCAGTCCTCATCCTGAGGAGACCGCGTAGCGGTCGTCTCGAAGGATGGCCGCGGGGGCAGTTGGGCCTTCATGGTTCGAGACGGCGCTTCGCGCCTCCTCACCATGAGGGTCTGGCGGCCGTTGGGCCGATCAGTCTGGGGCGGTTATCACTCCCTTAACCAAGCTGGCCCATCTTGCCAAAATGGTCTCCCGCGCGCGCCTGAAATCGATCCTGACCGGTCTTGCCCTCTATGCGATGGCGGCCGCCATCGTCGGCTATTTCGGGGTCAACGCCTACACCGGCAAATACGGCCTCAACGCCCGCCAGGAGCTCGACCAGGAGATCATCGCGCTGACCAGCGAGCTGGCGCAGCTCAAGCGCGAGCGCGCCCGGAGCGAGCAGCGCGTCTCGCTCTTGCGCACCGAGAAGATCGACCCCGATATGCTGGACGAGCGGGCCCGGTTCCAGCTCGACTATGTCAATCCGCACGATCTCGTTCGGATGATCCCGCAAAACTAGGGTTTTCCGCTGCATCCGAAACGGCGCGCGAAAGCCGTTCCCACTTGTTCCGAAAGTCGTAGAGCCGCGCCCGGTTGCCGCCTTGACGCCGATATGGCGGGGCAGGCATTC
Encoded proteins:
- a CDS encoding response regulator transcription factor yields the protein MRILLVEDEAEMATALSSALRRYDMVVDHAPTLADAEEAISADVHAAVLLDRQLPDGDGLALIPKLRARADGVPIIVLTARGELADRIAGLDSGADDYLAKPFAVEELLARLRAVLRRPAGLSPDVIRAGRIAFDVGHREASIDGQPFELPRRELLVLEALIRRMGRTVLRSALEEAVYNFDDEIQSNALDTHISRLRRKLSDADAGVEIHGIRGVGYLLKKLP
- a CDS encoding NIPSNAP family protein, whose translation is MIYEMRVYHCLPGRLPALLKRFETVTLKLWEKHGIKQAGFFTTLIGASNQQLTYFLAWESLADREAKWGKFMTDPDWMKARAESEADGQIIDNIVSQLLTPTAFSSVK
- the kdsA gene encoding 3-deoxy-8-phosphooctulonate synthase, translating into MNSSSSAAPVVSVGTVKFGNDLPISIIAGPCQLESRQHALEVASALKEIAARLKIGLVYKTSFDKANRTSASAQRGLGLVQSLPIFAEIRSSLGLPVLTDVHDAAQCADVAQAVDILQIPAFLCRQTDLLLAAAATGKVVNVKKGQFLAPWDMTNVVAKITSANNPNVLVTERGASFGYNTLVSDMRALPIMARTTGAPVIFDATHSVQQPGGKGASSGGEREFVPVLARAAVAVGVAGVFIETHPDPDRAPSDGPNMVPLREFEGLIAKLMAFDAVSKGQAH
- a CDS encoding MFS transporter produces the protein MHEPVARPSSDQKFPPAINIIALASFSAALSTRALDPVLPHVAEEFSISITTAASIAAGYALIYALIQPLVGAAADLFGKARLMTLCLALLGVACILGALSTSFSGLFASRMLAGIASGGVFPVALGLTADLVAPAKRQVAIGRTLAGSMTGNLLGATASGIIGDLVGWRGVLVIIGALGLIAAVAVAAGFRGAALTAPPKSDLKTLRQGYRTILANPNARYCYSAVFVEGCCVFGLFPFIAALLFDLGETSLSIAGIVIAGFAVGGLFYTFTVSRFLPRLGVKGMMIAGASLVALQLAALALGPGWKVQFAIMLLMGWGFYMIHGCLQVFASELSVEARATAMSLHSFFFFMGQTVGPLAYGFGLAHTGKAPTLVASAVLMVLLGLACAALLKPRAPSDARA
- a CDS encoding HAMP domain-containing methyl-accepting chemotaxis protein, coding for MQKQRSVARILGAVVGSLGLILVVICAYALKLAVTRYSDSNRIVSLTIASRDLTNTLVIFRLERGDTLSYLASASPAPDSVMSSLSEQRATVQKNYAQALQSLAAVDAPGLSEKLDKLRGIWAQLEELRPRAITALKQEKGAREASLQPSWAKISDGFMDAIGDVTAHVDNAMTLIDPVVDRLLIAKQASWQARANAGQTILVQFSSILANKTWTAADGVTFADLRGRIQQSWLVVRDLSPNVASPELLQAIRTAEPEISGALSDERNAIATKLLAGEPAGVAGIDYRDRQLVGANNVVIVTQTALANMISRAEEGASRARFTLILFGLLMPASLALMIGGLMLMRNRVTRPLTAITGVMTRFADRDFASDVPGLDRNDEIGRIASALQVFKEAMINAERLSGDQAAERADKEKRASELTGLVRQFESRIGQMVQTLSSASGELETTARSMSGTAAEAQAQAGSASTLADQVGGGVQTVAAAAEELNASIREINRQVEQASRATEHAVVTVRETDSTMRALADGADRIGEVIGLITSIAGQTNLLALNATIEAARAGESGRGFAVVASEVKNLASQTAKATEEISAQITEIQGATQKAVSAIDGIVKTIEEVSTINRTIAAAIEEQNKATAEIANTVQHTAEATSTVTRNIATVSSAANETGRAASGVLKAAADLSSQSSSLTGEVDSFITRVREVA
- a CDS encoding universal stress protein; the protein is MYANILLSTDGSDVARKGVEHGIALAKALKAKATIVTVTEPLPIDFGGGHDSGWVPSQREVDSFDAACRERAGKVLDEARAMAERSGLSVELVHVPNAHPATAIVETAKSGGCDLIVMASHGRRGLRKLFLGSQTSEVLVNGSVPVLVVP
- a CDS encoding substrate-binding domain-containing protein; this encodes MTSMSAKFRGLALKFALGLLGVLCLTSASEAAEVRVMISGGLTAAYQALVPEFEKATGNKVLTAYGPSMGTTANAIPVRLERGEPADVLIMVGYALTDLVGKGKVVAGSQVDLTRSPIGVAVKSGAAKPDISSVDAVKRALLEAKTIAYSDSASGVYVSTEMFNKLGIAEAMKDKARKIPATPVGEIVARGEAELGFQQISELKPVKGIDIVGPLPKEIQQITIFSAGIATVSKEQEAGRALIKFLSSPAAHEAIIASGMEPISADGAK
- the queF gene encoding preQ(1) synthase, translated to MSKKPSKSNNSPSLQLGRAVEWPDAPEKAKLDRVPNPQAGTDYLVRFTVPEFTSLCPVTGQPDFAHLMIDYAPGQWLLESKSLKLYIASFRNHGAFHEDCTVMIGKRIASEIKPKWLRIGGYWYPRGGIPIDVFWQTGRVPKGLWVPEQGVAPYRGRG